The Stratiformator vulcanicus genome has a segment encoding these proteins:
- a CDS encoding acyl-CoA thioesterase, producing MLHEHTIEIRVRYAETDAMGFVHQSHYLTYFEQGRTEMLRASGGTYRAIEESGLLLVLVKAEINYKKPAHYDDLLTLTTRIADVSPAKLIHSYEIKRGDQLLNAAKTTLACIDRNGKVHQMSRLFPHLFEGS from the coding sequence ATGTTGCACGAACATACAATCGAGATTCGTGTTCGCTATGCCGAAACCGACGCGATGGGTTTCGTGCATCAGTCGCACTACCTGACCTATTTCGAGCAGGGCCGGACGGAAATGCTGCGGGCCTCCGGCGGAACCTACCGCGCGATCGAAGAGTCCGGCCTTCTATTGGTACTGGTTAAAGCGGAGATTAATTATAAGAAACCGGCTCATTACGATGACCTGCTCACGCTGACGACCCGGATCGCCGACGTTTCTCCCGCCAAACTGATTCATAGTTACGAAATCAAGCGGGGCGATCAATTGTTGAATGCGGCGAAAACGACACTCGCCTGCATCGACCGCAACGGCAAGGTTCATCAGATGAGCCGGCTATTTCCGCACTTATTTGAGGGGTCCTGA